From a single Clupea harengus chromosome 24, Ch_v2.0.2, whole genome shotgun sequence genomic region:
- the map1lc3c gene encoding microtubule-associated proteins 1A/1B light chain 3C, with product MPPFDKTQHPKPFKQRKSFAIRKHEVAGIRTKFPTKVPVIIERYQREQYLPTLDKTKFLVPQELTMTQFVTILRNRMTLMPSQAFYLLLHNKGIASMSLTMAQVYKEYRDEDGFLYMTYASQEMFGQCLNLTQGSFSAGGAGDFSGTKRFLYN from the exons ATGCCTCCTTTCGACAAGACGCAACACCCCAAACCATTCAAACAGCGGAAAAGCTTTG CCATCAGAAAACATGAAGTTGCGGGGATTCGAACCAAATTTCCAACCAAAGTTCCG GTCATAATTGAAAGGTATCAGCGAGAGCAATATCTACCGACCTTAGACAAGACCAAGTTTTTGGTACCCCAGGAGCTCACAATGACTCAATTTGTCACAATTTTAAG AAACCGCATGACTCTAATGCCAAGCCAAGCGTTTTACCTGCTTCTCCACAACAAAGGCATCGCCAGCATGTCTTTAACCATGGCCCAAGTCTACAAAGAGTACCGGGACGAAGATGGTTTTCTTTATATGACATACGCCTCCCAAGAAATGTTCGGACAATGTTTGAACTTAACCCAGGGGTCTTTCAGTGCAGGAGGTGCTGGTGATTTCTCCGGTACCAAAAGATTTCTTTATAATTAA